One window of the Leishmania panamensis strain MHOM/PA/94/PSC-1 chromosome 16 sequence genome contains the following:
- a CDS encoding hypothetical protein (TriTrypDB/GeneDB-style sysID: LpmP.16.1200), whose translation MGCANQKSHAQQIAYQREFLGACWNSALSDDEAKEYLASRWMGISRPVMALHTNNHCFTVRALCKEKKTVAPTTVDPSKTPVAAPGNPTGARPDLGGSLGIENGGLCSFASASVGGSSSTHVPLLYPDRVPYLNTCLPITAHPEPTPAPTGNSVPAKTSTTSCPGAGSPRTTMRQGHTSSHGCPHPANSDPESAMANAFITAAITGKTKNAESGTLRTVMKDAIELERIAHSHHPYLQRHELSVYGGVVFRCAPAHRLYHRISFVPEPRAKRLGNAPLSAVADSRQDQQQQSALSTPLVTPSGVAATDRDRSRMRGLGSPLRRRTGGVKRSPIRRSDSEQADDVSTLRLGSSMARHTISSGSDWATVDPLSPSNNYPIEDRDIDGVAATRPPVVIGSITAMELQALPPSAELCFGGWLYVSLQDEQKRLRRSLARYEARRQQRAARRKAAASPILSSTWKTLSTSCRDSRSQRQPQGGRWHNCINGENVEGASGHDEYPLLRASVAAHSTSAPQRPQQPCDSSDELTTCSQSPAEVAPPSPLNAALVDSQASPPRDASRKPSVIEDRSDASIAETEGVPHAATTTADTSPAAEAANPHVDGEKEPQLAQGTPQLSRAQSEERATPSIETTTAPPQPHASFSRVSALDLSASMKSIDASSEHSPIRKLSEPRKRTTSASPQQTEPPLRSSSSLLATMRRTGKYAQEAMEADALAASWLPYAYVIIAVPMYECSLVPTAFHTAFTRRKAVSLNLANAQSRQAYGVGCITAARYGGVMVVEYREKISENEDAEWIDELLRVGCASQKEYSKAGAKPDDTDTTNPPGFSGSATARASAPSLQHFSRTVVHHSRAEKLRHIKARIWDKLRHQGLYVVLAETRVANRRHRQQRASVTNGLNMTFQASASWLGTPALGDEDEEEGGVGFDYYARDASAVDYDSLSDNRGTGSDSSSSHVDLALRSSGRRRRSLWLQLSRGSGNGSRRHRRRQHRRGNHRSDYDDAVLKGLRPTHFGSSDQRRSVGGRGLTTTLVDSCRWTGQNYDDDDFLLRGTYRQIGGMKYLDVVSLIDGCPVSELVQGIKRWVMNLLSMPIKARPLSLYLQRYEGIASSLQLLSTQLASAALAASVASGHLIAPANLSFHAGGVTGQEEAAASFVSQQQVEATGGRVSTCSFSLASVTLMSASAAALATQVLPHGVSYNTYYKGPLDPVVRAVLSPELELMIAACQTRQLPEIFRTPQSTAAHMVTNAGATNAGLSSLNSSASVARRSSRDSHRRNSGISSPTPQFLPSVSSSDPGCVASGEAGARAVAQVQGSPPLPTGLSPAMPCAKYPFCVDVKNHPSTSASNDLLPAPLLPSAMLPAVLSLKHKSVEDSSEAAERLPYDNSSQNGSMVGNSCTAVNGRALAAAAVPAAAAGLGDGIDNANGNGITNASFASPLNTSLSSFRVFKSGTVDIDALAVPSLVQSGKQQEMPLLRSSCPGDAAAKGGTAGSGTRADDAAEAEKPRRVRDSDSNASADPRSTPDDANHPRQRPLRERPAAREAAATECHDNSGENSASDENHSGTAVRQRVDRAAALAGAEEEKVPHREREWQVADRELRVLKSELYELHYLVSIARSELLERLEESIQLGAIFLPHTRPDQVALSLLTLKMMRQYPEEVPVKEIHTDWVPMLMSLLTISRDNMFCCADGLTHSTSGTWDFLKTYNNAVAQSDVCDGNQRRKLYDSGTTKYTIDPLPPLPAPRPLHDIVIAPQPVRFTKEALHEIKRVGMDESGLSFTFSGGSFGVLAGVLYYYADFLRAKYRSEVATASGRPKEAGATVQDVLARGGFNVFLRRIWVWGMMPDSSEYKFPISTATTQVKQLLRRKLSRRDNANSASSAEPKSARFADGVDYVVTNTAGLDSGSTRMKGKPFCSAEAYALYDAIVHYLGTLEELHTEHQGNASIAAQGLVRRRSTLMAWRRNKGGPDAAFVADENSGEMCSLTGSAAASLAAELVPSFEICVATNYYYKEMMEEARRPRPRARRISSLHRTQSKTAGGKRSTVASLSPPAASSGAASGITSAAVGDRKAEASIPPPRPVGSAGNRAKASKDEVLGKAQQQQLEVPYCGGEEKTRKKSPQRQAVKTIFRFLTNHYEQWRAKHSDDPVVSALAKRVHVSIK comes from the coding sequence ATGGGCTGCGCGAATCAAAAGTCACATGCGCAGCAGATAGCTTACCAGCGGGAATTCCTTGGCGCCTGCTGGAACAGCGCCCTCAGCGACGATGAAGCTAAGGAGTACCTCGCAAGTCGGTGGATGGGGATATCGAGGCCAgtgatggcgctgcacaCCAATAACCACTGCTTCACCGTGCGCGCACTgtgcaaagaaaagaagacagTGGCCCCTACTACAGTGGACCCATCCAAGACGCCGGTGGCCGCTCCAGGAAACCCAACTGGAGCGCGGCCCGACTTGGGAGGAAGTCTCGGAATCGAAAACGGTGGTCTGTGTAGCTTCGCCAGTGCCAGTGTGGGCGGGAGCTCATCAACCCACGTCCCTCTGCTCTATCCAGATCGGGTTCCATACTTGAACACCTGTTTGCCCATAACTGCGCACCCTGAGCCGACCCCGGCGCCAACCGGTAATTCCGTGCCTGCCAAGACATCAACGACAAGCTGTCCAGGGGCCGGGAGCCCACGGACAACGATGCGCCAAGGGCACACCAGCAGCCACGGGTGCCCCCACCCGGCCAACAGCGACCCCGAGTCTGCCATGGCCAACGCCTTCATCACTGCCGCCATCACAGGGAAGACGAAGAATGCTGAGTCTGGAACACTACGAACGGTGATGAAAGACGCGATCGAACTGGAGAGGATCGCTCACAGCCACCACCCGTACCTCCAGCGCCACGAGCTCTCGGTCTACGGCGGTGTTGTCTTCCGCTGTGCCCCGGCCCACCGGCTGTACCACCGCATCTCTTTTGTGCCAGAGCCGCGCGCGAAACGGCTGGGTAACGCACCTCTGTCAGCCGTGGCGGACAGCCGGCAGgatcaacagcagcagagtgcGCTGTCCACCCCGCTTGTCACACCGAGCGGCGTGGCGGCCACTGATAGGGATCGCTCGCGCATGAGAGGCTTGGGTAGCCCTCTCAGGAGGCGCACTGGTGGGGTAAAGCGCTCACCCATACGCAGGAGTGATAGTGAGCAGGCGGATGACGTGTCCACCCTTCGCCTCGGCTCCTCCATGGCACGGCATACAATCTCCTCTGGAAGCGACTGGGCGACGGTCGATCCTCTGAGCCCGTCCAACAATTACCCCATTGAAGACCGTGACATTGACGGCGTGGCAGCTACCCGGCCACCCGTGGTCATTGGGAGCATTACGGCAATGGAACTGCAGGCCCTGCCGCCGAGTGCGGAGTTGTGCTTTGGCGGATGGCTCTACGTGAGCTTGCAGGATGAGCAGAAGCGCCTACGTCGGTCGTTAGCGCGGTACgaagcgcggcggcagcagcgcgcagcaaGGCGgaaggcagcggcgtcgccgatACTCTCCTCTACATGGAAAACCCTCTCAACGTCCTGCAGGGACAGCCGCAGTCAAAGACAACCGCAAGGTGGGCGATGGCACAACTGCATCAACGGTGAGAACGTCGAGGGCGCGTCTGGTCATGACGAGTACCCACTCCTACGCGCTTCCGTGGCGGCGCACTCAACGTCGGCACCACAGCGGCCTCAGCAACcttgcgacagcagcgatgagCTCACCACGTGTAGTCAGAGTCCTGCGGAGGTAGCACCGCCATCCCCACTAAACGCAGCCCTGGTAGACAGCCAGGCATCACCACCAAGGGATGCCTCGCGCAAGCCCAGTGTCATCGAAGACCGCAGCGACGCTTCCATCGCTGAGACGGAGGGTGTGCCACATGCTGCTACTACAACGGCAGACACTTCCCCAGCGGCTGAGGCAGCGAACCCACACGTCgatggagagaaggagcCGCAACTGGCCCAAGGCACTCCTCAGCTATCAAGAGCGCAGTCGGAGGAGCGCGCGACACCCTCCATCGAAACCaccactgcgccgccgcaaccgCATGCATCCTTCTCGAGAGTCTCGGCGTTGGACCTGTCCGCTAGCATGAAGAGCATAGATGCCTCATCTGAGCACAGCCCAATCAGAAAACTCAGCGAACCACGCAAGCGCACCACAAGTGCGTCCCCGCAGCAGACGGAGCCGCCTTTGAGGTCAAGTTCATCTCTGCTAGCCACAATGCGGCGCACAGGAAAGTACGCGCAGGAAGCGATGGAGGCAGACGCGCTAGCGGCGTCGTGGCTGCCCTACGCGTACGTCATCATTGCCGTACCCATGTACGAATGCTCGCTTGTTCCCACCGCCTTCCACACCGCCTTCACCCGGCGCAAGGCCGTCTCTCTCAACCTTGCCAACGCGCAGTCAAGGCAGGCGTACGGTGTCGGCTGCATCACTGCCGCCCGCTACGGTGgtgtgatggtggtggagtACCGGGAGAAGATCAGCGAAAATGAAGACGCTGAGTGGAttgacgagctgctgcgagtaGGCTGTGCGTCACAGAAGGAGTACAGTAAGGCAGGAGCCAAGCCAGATGATACGGACACCACAAACCCCCCAGGTTTCTCTGGgtcagcgacggcgagggcgtcggcaccgtcgctgcagcattTCTCGCGCACTGTGGTGCACCACTCACGCGCTGAGAAGCTGCGCCACATCAAGGCACGCATCTGGGACAAGCTGCGGCACCAAGGCCTGTACGTAGTCCTCGCTGAGACGCGCGTGGCAAACcgtcggcaccggcagcagcgcgcctcCGTCACGAACGGGCTGAACATGACGTTCCAAGCCTCTGCTAGCTGGTTGGGCACACCTGCGCTGGGcgacgaagacgaggaggaaggcggcgtCGGTTTCGACTACTACGCCAGGGATGCGAGTGCGGTGGATTATGACTCATTGAGCGACAATcgtggcaccggcagcgacagcagtaGCTCCCACGTAGACCTTGCCTTGCGGTCTAGCGGCAGGCGCCGGCGTAGTCTCTGGTTGCAGCTGTCTCGCGGCAGCGGTAATGGCAGTCGCCGGCACCGGCGACGACAGCATCGTCGGGGCAACCATAGAAGCGACTACGACGACGCGGTGCTGAAGGGACTGCGCCCCACCCACTTCGGCTCAAGCGaccagcggcgcagcgtcgGTGGCCGTGGCTTGACGACGACGTTGGTGGATTCCTGTCGGTGGACAGGGCAGAACTacgatgacgacgacttCCTCTTGCGCGGCACGTATCGACAGATTGGTGGGATGAAGTACTTGGACGTTGTGTCGCTCATAGACGGGTGCCCGGTGTCTGAGCTGGTCCAAGGCATCAAGCGCTGGGTAATGAATCTCCTCTCCATGCCGATCAAGGcccgtcctctctctctgtatctACAGCGGTACGAGGGCATTGCCTCCTCACTACAGCTACTCAGCACACAGCTAGCGAGtgccgccctcgctgccAGCGTCGCCTCTGGACACCTGATCGCCCCGGCGAACCTGAGCTTCCACGCTGGTGGCGTCACCGgacaggaggaggcggcggcgtcctttgtttcgcagcagcaggtcgAGGCAACGGGAGGTAGAGTGAGCACATGCAgtttctctcttgcctccGTGACGCTCAtgagcgcctccgctgctgccctcgccACCCAGGTTCTCCCACACGGTGTGTCGTACAACACCTACTACAAAGGTCCGCTTGATCCCGTCGTTCGAGCCGTACTATCGCCAGAGCTGGAGCTGATGATCGCGGCTTGCCAGACGCGTCAGCTGCCAGAGATTTTTCGCACACCGCAGTCCACTGCGGCGCACATGGTGACGAACGCTGGAGCAACCAACGCCGGACTCTCCTCCCTTAACTCTTCCGCTTCGGTCGCTCGCAGAAGTAGCCGTGACAGCCACAGGAGAAACAGTGGAATTTCCAGCCCGACGCCGCAGTTCCTGCCATCCGTGTCAAGCAGCGATCCCGGGTGTGTCGCCTCCGGTGAAGCAGGTGCAAGGGCTGTAGCACAGGTACAGGGCAGCCCCCCGCTGCCTACTGGGCTGAGTCCGGCAATGCCGTGCGCAAAGTACCCTTTCTGTGTCGACGTCAAGAACCACCCTAGCACCTCGGCATCCAATGATCTCCTTCCTGCACCGCTCCTCCCTAGTGCTATGCTGCCTGCCGTGCTGTCACTCAAGCACAAGTCTGTGGAGGACTCCTCGGAGGCCGCAGAGCGCCTCCCGTACGACAATTCATCGCAGAACGGCAGCATGGTCGGCAACAGCTGTACTGCGGTGAATGGACGAgcactggcagcagcagcagtgccggcggcggcggcggggctCGGCGACGGTATTGACAACGCTAATGGAAACGGCATTACAAACGCCAGCTTTGCTTCTCCGCTCAACACGTCCTTGTCGTCATTCCGCGTGTTCAAAAGTGGCACTGTCGACATCGACGCGCTGGCCGTCCCCTCGCTGGTGCAGAGCGGGAAGCAGCAAGAGATGCCGTTGTTGAGAAGCAGCTGCCccggtgacgctgctgctaaAGGAGGAACggcaggcagcggcactcgcgcagacgacgctgctgaggcTGAAAAGCCGCGGCGCGTCAGGGACTCAGACAGCAACGCGTCCGCCGACCCCCGCAGCACGCCGGACGACGCAAACCATCCTCGTCAGCGCCCCCTGCGCGAGCGACCAGCGGCAAGGGAAGCAGCTGCAACTGAGTGCCACGACAACAGCGGGGAGAACAGTGCCAGTGATGAGAACCACAGCggcacggcggtgcgccaGAGAGTTGACAGAGCTGCTGCCTTGGCTggcgcagaggaagagaaggtgccGCATAGAGAGCGAGAGTGGCAAGTAGCGGACCGCGAGCTGCGGGTGCTCAAATCGGAGCTGTATGAGCTGCACTACCTCGTCTCTATCGCCCGCAgtgagctgctggagagaTTGGAGGAGAGTATCCAGCTTGGCGCCATCTTCCTACCCCACACGCGGCCCGATCAAGTCGCCCTCTCGCTTCTCACATTGAAGATGATGCGGCAGTACCCCGAGGAGGTGCCCGTGAAGGAGATCCACACGGACTGGGTACCAATGCTGATGTCGCTACTGACCATCTCACGCGATAACATGttctgctgcgccgacggCCTCACGCACTCCACCAGCGGCACGTGGGACTTCTTGAAAACGTACAACAATGCCGTCGCGCAGTCGGACGTGTGTGATGGCAATCAGCGTCGCAAGCTGTACGACTCAGGGACGACCAAGTACACGATCGACCCTCTTCCGCCGttgccagcgccgcgtccGCTACACGACATCGTCATTGCACCGCAGCCCGTTCGCTTCACCAAGGAGGCACTACATGAAATAAAGCGCGTTGGCATGGACGAGTCTGGTTTGTCCTTCACATTCTCTGGCGGCTCGTTCGGCGTTCTGGCTGGCGTTCTTTACTACTACGCCGACTTCCTGCGCGCCAAGTACCGCAGCGAAGTGGCGACAGCGAGCGGGAGGCCGAAGGAGGCGGGCGCCACGGTGCAGGACGTGCTGGCGCGCGGCGGGTTCAACGTCTTCCTGCGGCGCATTTGGGTTTGGGGTATGATGCCGGACTCCAGCGAGTACAAGTTTCCCATTTCCACCGCAACCACCCAGGTGAAGCAACTACTGCGGAGGAAACTGTCGCGCCGCGACAACGCGAATTCCGCTAGCTCGGCAGAGCCGAAGTCGGCTCGATTTGCCGATGGCGTCGATTACGTAGTGACGAACACAGCGGGCCTAGACAGTGGCAGCACTCGTATGAAAGGGAAGCCCTTCTGTAGTGCCGAGGCCTACGCTCTCTACGACGCCATCGTCCACTACCTCGGCACGCTCGAGGAGCTCCACACGGAGCACCAGGGCAACGCCTCCATCGCAGCACAGGGCTTGGTGAGGCGCCGGTCGACGCTGATGGCCTGGCGTCGCAACAAGGGTGGCCCCGACGCGGCGTTTGTAGCGGACGAAAATAGCGGTGAGATGTGCAGCTTGACCgggagcgctgctgcttcactgGCGGCGGAGCTTGTGCCGAGCTTCGAAATTTGCGTTGCCACAAACTACTACTACAAAGAaatgatggaggaggcgcgacGGCCACGCCCCCGCGCTCGCCGCATCAGCTCCCTACACCGCACTCAGTCGAAGACTGCCGGCGGCAAGCGCTCTACTGTCGCTAGCCTGTCTCCGCCGGCCGCGTCGTCAGGTGCTGCGAGCGGCAtcaccagcgctgcagtgGGGGACCGCAAAGCTGAAGCCTCGATtccgccaccacggccgGTGGGTAGTGCTGGCAATCGCGCCAAGGCTTCGAAAGACGAGGTGCTGGggaaggcgcagcagcagcagctggaggtgcCGTACTGcggtggggaagagaagacaaggAAGAAATCTCCGCAGCGACAAGCCGTGAAGACGATCTTTCGGTTCTTGACGAACCACTACGAGCAGTGGCGCGCAAAACACAGCGACGACCCTGTGGTGAGCGCGCTGGCGAAGCGCGTTCATGTATCCATAAAGTAA
- a CDS encoding small nuclear ribonucleoprotein, putative (TriTrypDB/GeneDB-style sysID: LpmP.16.1210), translating to MSASATTLPGVLARGPALHALVRVELTNGTIVVGRLLEMDAATMNMKVDAITFTAVRRQHGHPGADAPATRSLATPGKSNSSAGVVHGLAARKAEDAVEVSPIALRCIQSIVVRGACIRYLDFIHEAKDGGTSYGEVLVAAEQVKPSV from the coding sequence atgAGTGCATCTGCCACGACACTCCCTGGCGTCCTGGCAAGGGGACCGGCGCTGCACGCCCTCGTCCGTGTGGAGCTTACCAACGGCACGATAGTGGTGGGGCGCCTGCTGGAGATGGATGCGGCCACCATGAACATGAAGGTAGACGCCATCACATTCACTGCAGTGCGCCGTCAGCATGGCCATCCGGGCGCGGACGCCCCAGCGACGCGCTCACTCGCGACGCCAGGCAAGAGCAACAGCTCTGCTGGCGTGGTCCACGGCTTGGCGGCACGCAAGGCGGAGGATGCCGTAGAAGTGAGCCCCATCGCCCTGCGGTGCATCCAGAGCATCGTTGTGCGTGGCGCCTGTATTCGTTACTTGGACTTCATCCACGAGGCCAAAGACGGCGGCACGAGCTACGGTGAGGTGCTGGTAGCCGCGGAGCAGGTGAAGCCTTCCGTGTAA